One window from the genome of Jeotgalibaca sp. MA1X17-3 encodes:
- a CDS encoding sugar phosphate isomerase/epimerase — protein sequence MSQSIGVNMIAFQEELVEGNKKQWEFFNELRALEVPFVEVRREFFRNFDSELNMTREKAKLKNLKVYYSVPDTLFVAGKLNEQLEVYLQEAKDLHAKRLKLTLGEFESFSDSIVKKLNQYLERFPSVQLSIENDQSEKGGSAELLSLWILKAHQYKIPVSIIFDTGNFAFIGEVPEQSARILNDFVDYIHIKNVKIQKNREIVPTLFNEGDIDLSSVLDTFRSDKEAAIEYSCGNKEEAIDVLKKELQIIRSI from the coding sequence GTGTCCCAGTCAATAGGTGTGAATATGATAGCCTTTCAAGAAGAACTAGTAGAAGGAAATAAAAAGCAATGGGAATTTTTTAATGAGCTACGTGCATTGGAAGTTCCATTTGTTGAAGTTCGCCGTGAGTTTTTTCGAAATTTCGATAGTGAACTAAATATGACTAGAGAAAAAGCAAAATTAAAAAACTTAAAAGTATACTACTCGGTTCCAGATACATTGTTTGTAGCAGGTAAACTTAACGAACAATTAGAAGTCTATTTGCAAGAAGCAAAAGATCTACATGCAAAAAGACTGAAATTAACGTTAGGAGAGTTTGAGAGTTTTTCAGATTCTATTGTAAAAAAATTAAATCAGTATTTGGAGCGTTTTCCTTCCGTTCAGTTATCTATTGAAAATGATCAAAGTGAAAAAGGTGGCAGTGCTGAACTCCTTTCTTTATGGATTCTAAAGGCTCACCAATATAAAATTCCTGTGTCTATCATTTTTGATACTGGTAACTTTGCTTTTATCGGAGAAGTTCCTGAGCAATCTGCTAGAATTTTAAATGACTTTGTTGACTACATTCATATAAAAAATGTGAAGATTCAAAAAAATAGAGAAATAGTTCCTACACTCTTTAATGAAGGGGATATAGATTTGTCTTCTGTATTGGATACATTTCGTTCAGACAAAGAAGCAGCAATTGAATATTCATGTGGAAATAAAGAAGAAGCTATAGATGTATTGAAAAAAGAGCTACAAATTATTCGGTCCATTTAA